A segment of the Nitrospinaceae bacterium genome:
CCCGGACCCGACCGCGGAGACACCTTTTTCCTTGAGAAGAGCGGCCACGATATCGCGAAAAATGTGGGGGTCGAACTCAATGTCGTATTTTCCGGCGATCTGTTTGATGGACACCTTGGGGTCTACCCGATCCGAAAGACCGGCTTTTTTCTTGAGCAACGCGACTGGAAAGCCGTAGGCGCTGGAGATTTCCTCGACATTCATGAAGCCGCGAATACCGGCAGGATCGAGATTGCCGTACAAATCCGTCGCCCTCGCCTGCCCCACTGTGACCCAGAGGCCCGTCACCCGGCCCGCGCCTAACACACCGAAGAAAATAGCAATCAGAGCGACAGCGAACACCGCCGGGCGAACCGCTTTGCCGAACATACTGAACTTGAGCGTGTCAGGCTCGGGGCAAACGCTCACGCACTCAAGACACTGCAAGCATTCAGCCGAGGTGACCTTGTCCTGCATCATGGGCTCGGCTTTCACCGGACACACCTTGTCGCAAGCGTCGCAGAGTGTGCAGGTTGCGTCAGTACGAACGACTCCCATGCCGCCAGCCTTGCCGACGATGCCGATCACCGCGCCAAGAGGGCACAAGTATCGGCACCAGAAACGCTCGATCACCAGTGAACCAAGAAGAACGGCCAACAGGATCGTGTTGCCAATCCAGTGCTCGGCCGGGTCGATGCCGAAATGGAAAAAGGCCAGGAACGGATCGTATTCCCTGAACACCATCGTCCCGGTCGTCCAGGTGACAGCAACGATAAGGGCAAGCACGACGTATTTAAGATAACGAAGTCCGCGGTCCCAGCTTCCGGTCGGGTTATAGCGCTTGCCAAGAATCTTTTTGCCTGCCTTTCCGATCCACTCTTGAATCGTTCCGAACGGGCAAATCCAACTGCAAAACGCCTTGCGTGTGAAAATCGTCACACCAATTAACGCAGCGAGAACGACAAACGCGCTCGGGTGCACCCGCTGCATGAATGTCCCAGTAACAATCCATTGATAGAGACCCTCGACAGCCCCGAACGGACAATAGGCCTCTACCGAGGGGACACCTTTCGCGCCGCCTCCCACCCACTGATGGGCGATGGCGATCCAGGTGATGAAGAAAAGGACCAGTGCTTGGATTCCAAAGCGCCAGAGGCGGGCTTCTTTCGCCCAGGCCCTTCTAACCGGTGCCCATGCTCTTCTTTCCGATGTCTTAACCGATGTCTTAAGAGGAAGAGTTTCATTAGACATGACAGGCAGCTCCTATATTTCCAGAGGGAGGGCCATGTAAGTAATATAGGCATTCGCTTTCAAACGACCATTAATATTCGGGTGCCCGCCGGGAGGCGGCATTCGAATACCGCCTCCCGGAAATGCATCCATCCTAGGGGTTACTCACTCTGAGGGAGGATATTGGCAGGCCCGTATCCGCCGGGGCCCATCATTCCGCGCCCTCTGCCGGGGCCGCCGCGCATACCACCGCGCCCCCTGCCGCCGAAACTCGCCCCTGCGCCGCGCCAGGTCGGAAAACCAGCTTCATCACGAAGCGCCGTCGTTGTTCCGCCAACCGTGACGCTCTTGGCGATGTGCGTGACATCCCCCCGGTTAACGGTCTTAGAAGCGAGCACCACAGCCTCATCGCCCGCCTTCGGCGAGAATTTTTGGGCGGTAAGATAAAAATCTGGGCCCAGTAAAATACTCGTGGTTTTTCCCCCGGTCTCGATCTTGAGGGTATTCATCGGCCATCGTCCGTAACCACCAACAGTCTCAAGCGAAACCACCTTGCCCTTCAGCGTTTCGAGCGATGAGGAATCAAAATGCACGGGGCCTGTTCGTCCACAAGGAGCCCCGCCCCAACCGCGACCGCCACCGCGCCCCCAGCCGCCACCGGGCTGTGCCGACGATACCAGGGACATCGTCAACACGGCCACCGAAACCACTCCAGCCAAAACCAATAACTTTTTCATGGTTCTTCCCTCCAGGAAAAAATCATTCATTGTGGGAGGACCGAGGGTGCGTTTATCCAAGAGAATATTAGCCATCCTCAATCTGCCCGATTAGACGATTTTCTGGACCGAAAGTTCCAGTTCATGGCAAAAATTAACTTGCTGCGCCATGGAAAAATTCGCAGACGTGAATTAATACCGCGATTAGCAAATGTAACCAGAGGTTTATAAAACGATAAATAATCAATACTTCGGCTTGTTGGTTGAGCCATACAATTTTGAGACTTAATCTTTTTTTTGCATCGTCACCCGAAACAACTTTCGAGGCAGAGCTCCTTCTTCAAATTCATCTATTTCCAGAACTTCATATCCCCCGGCAAGATCCTGAACCTTCTTCCGACTGAAGAAATGAACAATAAATTTACCCATCTCATATATGTCCTCGCCATGATGAACACCCGCCTTATAATGCGCATCTCCCGTGTGCCGTACTGTATAGACGTGTATCCCGCCCGGACGGAGCACCCGACAAACCTCAGCGGCGATTCGCTCAATCTCCTCGTCTCTAAGCGCCATACAAAACAACATGTGGGAAAAACACGCATCGAACGAAGCATCGTCAAAAGGCATAGGCTGCCGAACATCGCGGCAAATCGCCCGGACCGCATGCGCGACCCCGAGCGCACCGGCCCTAGACCTAATCGCCTTGCTGGCGGTTTCCGAATAATCCATTGCTGTCACATTGAAGCCAGAATGAGCAAAATTAAAAGTATCGCGTCCTTGGCCACTTCCCAATTCAAGAATTTTTCGACAATTATTTCTCCTGAAAATTTTTACGGCCTCAATTGCCGCCCTACTAGGAGCCGCGCCGAACATTTCACGATTTTTCGAAAACATCAGTTCCCAGTGGAACTGTTGCGCATCCAGAGCGGCTTTTTCCTCAACAACATTCATGGTTGCCATGAAATACCTCAAATAAAAACAGAATCGTCTTGTTTCAACTCTTTCGCCGATCCCATTTTGGGGTCTTTTCCCCACGTTTGGCAGCAAAAAAAGTTTTTAAATTTTCGGGAACATCCGTTTCCGCAGGCGTCTTTTCGGTCGCTTGAGCAGAGCCCGCATAAATTTCCCGAAGAATGTGATCAACGAGCATCCCCTTGGGAGGGGTGATGTATTCGGTTCCTTTAAAATTCCAGACGCGACAATTCACAAACTCACCACTTATCTCAGAGCAAGATTCACACACCTTTTCCTTCAGATCCGGCTGAATATCGCGTCCGTTTAAACGAATGGTGGGAGAGCTTTTCAATCCGACTTTTCGGGCCTCCGCCTCAGTTTGAATATGTTTTTTTCGAACGCTGATATCGATTCCAGTTTCAAGCAACAAATTGCGCAGGCTCGAAACTACTTCCTCAAGTCTATTTCGCAGTTCCTGGCAGCGCTTACACTGCGTTATGTCGATATAGAGAAATTCGATCAAAATCGACCGTATCTCTTTCTCCGAGGATAATTCTTCAGCTACGTCGCTTTTTGATTCCCCGCAAAGTGGACAAACACATGGATCTTTTCCTGAGGTTTCGAATTCGCAACAAGCCCATTGCTCACTCTTAGTCATCACCCCATCCTCCAAAACCTCTGACCTCACACTCGATAATCGCAGGTGCACTCCCCCCTCAAGCACTAAAGAGGCAAAATTTGTGCCATTCCAAAATTGGAAATGCTTTGCTGTTCCTAAAATGGTGTTCCATCTGACTTTAAAAAAGATGTCACGCACGAATCACTCAAGGCCGGGCCGGGATGATGGCGCATTGATGTGACGGCATGCCCCCTCAAATGAGTCAAAAAGTCCCTAAACATAATTCCAAATACTCTTCGGCAAAGAAGGTGCCTTAAATGTTTCTGTATACAATGTTCATTTATTGGGACTTACTGTATTCGCAACCTTCAAATCAATACATTCCTACTTTAGGCATGTTTTTTGCTTTTTCAATGTACGTGGGGCGCAAAAGTTCGTCCTAACTTCAAGGTCGCTGCCTAAAGGAGAAACAAATGAAAAAACTACTGGTAACCGGGCTGGCAGTGATTTTCGCCCTAGCACTGACAGCTCCTACAGCAACTGCGGTCGAGAAATCTCCAGCCAGGGCCAAGCTCATAAAAATGATTAAGGACGCAAGAACCACGCACCCACAAATTAGCGTCACCGAGGCACAGATGCTCATGACCACCGATCCGGAACTGCTAGTCATTGATGTGCGTGAACCGGCCGAATTTAAGGCAGGCAATGTAGCGGGCGCCATCCATATCCCGCGTGGGCTTCTTGAGTTCAAGCTCATAAAGCGGGAGAAAAATCTAAATCGCCCAATTTTGATTTATTGCCGCTCGGGCGCGCGAGCTTCGTTCGCAGGAGAGAAGCTCACAGAACTTGGCTACACGAATGTGAAAAACATGACGGGCGGTTATCTGGCATATGCCAAGGCAATGAAAACAAACTAAATAAGCTGGCGGCCTGCGGCTCAAATCACCGAGCCACGGGCCGCCTGGGAAAATATAATCATGTCGGCCAAATTAAGTCGTCGTAAATTTTTAAAAATCGCAGCCGGGGGCACCGGTGTCGTCGCCGTAGCTGCTACGGGTAGCCCTGCGAGAGCATTTTCCCTTTCGGGAAAAAAACCCACACCGCGATTAGAGAGCGACAAAATTGTTCCCAGCACATGTGCCATGTGCTACTGGCAGTGCGGAATTCATGCGCATGTAAAAAATGGCCGGGTAAATCGCATCGAGGGCAACCCGGACGACCCCCTCAGCCGGGGAAAACTCTGCCCGCGCGGGGTTGCAGGAATCGGCCAGCTCTACGATCCGGACCGGCTCCGCACACCTCTGATTCGAGAGCGCTCCGGGGGAAAACAATTCTGGCGAGAGGCGAGTTGGGACGAAGCGCTCGATTTTGCAGCCGAGCGCCTGGACGCTGTTCGAAAAAAATACGGCCCTGAGGCAATAGCACTTTTCACCCATGGCCCCGGAAGCAGTCATTTTCGGCGTCTGCTCAAAGCCATTGGTTCGCCCAATGTTGCGGCGAGCTCGTTCGGACAATGCCGTGGGCCGCGCGACGTCGGATTCGAGTTGACCTTTGGCATGAGCCCCGGATCGCCTGAGAATATCGATGTCGCAAACGCGGAATGTCTCGTGCTCCTGGGCTCGCATCTGGGCGAGAACATGCACAACACCGCCGTGCAGGAATTCTCGGAATTTCTCGGCAACGGTGGGAACCTCATAGTCGTCGATCCGAGGTTTTCCGTCGCGGCCAGCAAGGCAAAACACTGGCTTCCGATACGCCCGGGAACAGATATGGCCCTGCTCCTTGCTTGGATTAATGTGATCCTGAACGAGAAGCTTTACGACAAGGATTATGTGAATAACTACTGCTCGGGCCTTAAAGATCTGTGGCGGGCCGTCTGGCAATACACGCCCGATTGGGCCTACGCGGAAACGGGCATAGAGGCGAGCGTGATCCATCAAACGGCAAGAGAACTCGCCAAGGCCTTGCCCCGGACTATCGTACACCCCGGTCGACATGTGACCTGGTACGGGGACGACACACAGCGCTCGCGAGCAATAGCGATTTTAAATGCGCTCTTAGGTAGCTGGGGCAGAAAAGGCGGATTTTATATGCGCGGCAGATGGCCGGTGCCGCCCTACCCCATTCCGAAATTTCCCAAACCTCAAAGACCCCGCGCCGACGGCGTGGGTCAGGATGTCCCGTTCGGCCACGAAGGACTCGTCAATCGCATGCGGGACGCTACCCGGACGGGCAAGCCCTATCCAATCAAGGCTTGGATGGTCTACGCGACGAATCTCATCCACAACACGCCCGGTGTTAAAGAAACTCGGGAGGCCATCGATAAGCTCGACTTCATGATGGCCGTGGACATCATGCCAAGCGACATCACCGGGTACGCAGATTTGATTCTGCCCGAGAGCACCTACCTTGAGCGCTATGACGACCTCCGCGCCGGGGCGACGGATGTAGATTTCATCCAGCTTCGCCAGCCCGTCATCCCTCCGCTCAAGGGAACGCGGCCCGGCTGGCAAATCGCCAAGGATATTGCCATGCGCCTAAGCCTTAAAAAGTATTTCCCATGGAAGGATTTTCCGGAATATCTGGACAAACGCCTCCAGCTCGCAAATCTCTCGTTGCGCGACGCCCGGGAAAAAGGCGTTTTCACCCGCGAACGCTCGCCACGCTTTTTCGAGGACGGGGCGCCTGTGCGCTTTAGGACCGAATCGGGAAAAATCGAGTTATTCTCGCTGGCGCTGCTACAAAAGGGGTTCGAGCCTGTGCCCCGCTTCACGCGGCATCCACAACCTCCCGTCGACCACTACCGCCTTATCTACGGGCGCTCGGCGAACCACACCTTCGCCTGGACACAGAATAATCGCTTGTTGCTCGACCACTACCCCGAGAACACTGTCTGGATGAATACCAATGAAGCCCGAGCGAAGGGACTAGGGGACGGAGAATATGTCCGCCTCTATAACGAGGATGGCGTGACGTCATTTCCAGTGAAACTGAAAGTTACCGAAGGCATCCGGCCCGACTGCGTATATATCGTTCACGGATTTGGACAAACCAACCAGAAGCTTAGCCTGGCATACGGGCGAGGGGCGAGCGACACGGCCCTGATGAACCGCTATGCCATCGATCCACTCTGTGGCGCGACGGGAATGCGTGTGACATTCGTTGGTGTCAAGAATGCCGCCGGCACCGGGCAGGAGGTCTGAGGCGATGGCTAGATACGCGATGATAATCGATTCCGAGCGCTGCACCGGTTGCATGGCTTGTGCCATCGCTTGCAAGACCGGCTATGAAACAATCGGCGGCGAGTCGCGAAACTGGGTCCGCTCAGAGGGAATCGAGGGCAAGTTTCCCAACCTTCGCCAACGCTTCGTGCCAGGCAACTGCATGCAGTGCGACACGCCATATTGTGTTTACAACTGCCCGACGGGCGCGAGCTTCAAGAGCGCTGGTGGCATTGTCCAAATTGACGCCGAGGCCTGCATCGGCTGTGGCTACTGCGTCGATGCCTGCCCCTATGGCGCTAGATTCATTGACCCCGATCGCGGGATCGCCGAGAAATGCAATTTCTGCAATGAGCGGCTTGTGGCAGGTAGGGAGCCCCTGTGCGTGGAGGTGTGCCCCTCTGGGGTACGGACTCTTGGTAACTTGCACGAGCCGAAATTCGCGAAACTCGTGAAAAATTCGGGCGCACGCCCACTCGTTGGCGGCGGCGTGAACCCCTTACCTGCAGTATTTTACAAGGGTCTAAGCGAAAATGATGAGATCGCCAACGCACCTCGCCCGCCCCGCGAGGCGACGGCCAGTATGTGGCTCCGGGCCTTGGTGAACCCCGCCGTTAAGTGGATGGTCGGGCTCGCCTTCATGGGCCAGGCGGTGGCTTATCTTCACCAACTCTGGCACGGGGAAAAACAATTCGAGGATGAAAAATGAGCCAGGCGACTCTTTCAAAAAAAATGACAACACCTGAACACCAGCTCTCCGTCGAGCAAATCAAGGAAATGCGAGAAAAACGGATTAAGAAGCATGATTCTGCCAGTGTGCTACTCCATTGGTTCAATGCAGCTTGTTGGCTGTTTCTAGTAGCAACCGGATTGGCGACAATCAGCAATCCGGCCTACGCCATCGTTCCCATCGAATGGACCAGACTCATGCGCACTGTATTCGGAGGCTCAAGCGGTGTGATTTTCTGGCATGTAGCAATCGGGCTCTTATGGGTGGGTGTCCTCTCTGTTCATATCCTCGCCGGGTGGAGGTCTTTGACCCTACCGTTTCTGAAAAATAATTTTCTGATGGACCGGGACGATGTAATGTGGCTCATCAACCGAGCCAAACGGATTCTCGGAAAGGATGTGAAGCTACCACCGCAGGGCCCTTATAACGCCGGACAGAAAATTTTTGGCATCGTGGTAACCGGCGGAAGCATAGTTATTCTCCTGAGCGGGTTGGCGCTGACCTTCCGTTCCTACTTGCCCGAAACTGCATGGGTGGCTTGGGCGCTACCGGTTCACCTTTTTGCCGTGGGAGCAGTCTGTGCTGGTCTATGCGTACATATATATATGGGCGGGGTTTTTCCTGAGGAAAAACAGGCTTTCTTCTCCATGTTTACAGGCGAGGTGAATGAATTGTATGCCTACCGACACCACAAAAAATGGTACGACGAAATCAAGGAGGAGGAAGCCGCCTGGGAGGAGCGCTTGAGAATTAGGCTGGGAGAAACTACCCCTCAAGCGCATTTGAATACGGGGGATGAGAAAATGGAAAATTCAGCCTTGGGTGAATCTGACCTCTCGGAAAAAGATCCTGTCAACGGCGAAGCCGCTCCGAGAGGAGAGTAAAGCTAAAATTTAGTTCCGGCGGCATGAATTTGAACGTCCCCGGATTTCATCCTTGACTAGCTCAGCACCCAACAGCCGTGACAACAAAGGAGGCAATAATCATGATAAGAAAAATTCCTCTCACAGCGGCAATATTGTGGATTTTCAGTTTCGCAGGAAACGCTCTGGCGGCTGATTACGAGCGTTCCGAGTTCATCGTTTCAACGGCAGAGCTTTCCACTCTCCTAGATAAGGACACCGTGAAAATCGTTGACGCCCGCAAACTGGATAAATACCAAGTGGGCCATATTCCTGGTGCGATATCGCTGCCAAGGAAAAAGACACAGTTTAAGTGGCGGGGAACATCCGGATTTATGGTCCCCCTCAAAGCGATGGAGAAAATTTTCAGCGACAGAGGGATCAAGCCGACCGACACCTTGATATTCTACGACGACCAGATGAAGCCGACCGTCACCCGGCTATTTTGGACGGCTCATGTATTGGGCCATCAAAAGGCTCGGGTCTTGAACGGCGGAATGGCCTTGTGGGTCAAGGAGGCTCGTCCCGTAAGCAAGGAAATTCCTTCAGTCATTACGAGTGACTATAAAGCCAAGCCCGATTGGTCCGTTCTGGCAGACTCGGCTTACGTTTTCTCGAAATTGAACAAGCCGGAAATAACCTTGATCGATACGCGCTCCCCGAAAGAGTGGTCGGGTCTTAAAGCCAGCCGAAAAGTGAAAAGAGCAGGCCGAATACCGGGCGCAAAACTTGTCGACTGGTCTTGGCACGTGACGAAGAAAGACGGCGTGACAACATTGAAAACCGCCGCCGAGCTGAAAAGGATGTTCGCTCGAACTGGCGCCACCAAGGAAAAGGAGATCATTTCTTACTGCCGGACGGGAATGAGATCTTCGCATTCCTACTGGGTATTGAAGCTGCTCGGATACCCGAATGTTAGGAACTTCGACGGCTCGATGATCGAATGGGGAAATCGCATGGAGCTTCCCCTTGAGAATTAGAGGCGAAGTTGGCTGAAAAAGAGCACATTGTGCGTATAAGGGCCGATGGCTCTGGAGAGTAACATCCTCTAGCCATCGGCCCGAATAATAAGAATCTCTATTCTTTCGGCCATACAATCCTTTCATAGGAGACTGATATGAATTTTTCGTTGTTCGGGCGTGTGGCAGTTGCCATCGCAATCTGCATTTCGTTTGCGGTATCTCCTACATGGGCAGAGCGCAAACTACAATTCTCACCGGACAAATATATCTCAGCCTCTCAGGTGGCCGACTCTTTGATCAAAGGCGAGGAGCGTGTTTTCCTTCTTGATGTCAGAAACGACTGGGAATACAGCGACTTCCACATTCCTGGCGCTAGCAACATCGCTGTTCAGGTATTAAAGGATCCGAACAATCTCGCGAAGATTCCCAAGGGCCGAAAGATTGTCCTTTACTGCAGAACAGGGGTTCGCTCAGAACGCGCGCTCGGCATATTACTAGCCAAGGGGTATGACGCATATTCCATGGAGGGCGGCGTGGCTTCGTGGTGGAGAAACATAATCGAGCCGCCGAGTATTACCATGGCTCCATTTGGAAAACAGGGTGCTCCATTTCGAAAACGGCAAGGAATTCGAAATTATTTCATGAAAATTCCCGGCGCTGGGCCTGCCTTGGCCACACCCCCTGGACCCGACATAAAGAAAAGCGCGAAGTCAGCACCCCAGGTCACGGATGCCCCGAAAGTGGCGAAACCTAAAATGGCCCCGCTGCAACCGTGCGCGGTTGGTGGTACGCCCGATATGGGCAACCCGTGCGGGTAAGTTTTAGTTGCGCACCTAATTCATAAGCCTGTGAATGAGATATTATGGTTTCTGCGCCCAAGGCGTAGGAGCCCTAAATCCAAAAAACGGCGGGAGCAAATCCGACCACGTGCTTATCAAGGCAGTAGCCCAGGCTTTTGAATGGAGAGAAGCACTGGAGAATGGAGAGGTTGAATCCGTTTCGGATTTGGCCCGAAAATCAGGCTGCACCTACCATTACGTGAAGCGGATATTAAAGCTCAGTTTCCTCTCGCCGGGGATTGTGGAAAAAACCCTCCAGGGAAGGCAGCCCAATGGGCTCAATCTCTCCCATATTCTTCGACTTGATCTGCCCCTTTCATGGAAATCTCAGCGGGAAGTCCTCGGTTTTACCCCCGAAAAATCAGGATAATCCTTCCAAACTGGACCTTGTTTTTGAGCCTCAGAGAATCCGGCTCTTTGGGGCCAAATTTAAGGCTGAAGGATTCATGAATTTCACACTCAAAAACGTAACAGGGTATTTCAGGGAAATAACAGGGAACTACAAAGAATTATCAGGGAATTCGAATTGTTCAGATCCTATAAATTCACAATTAGAAATTCGCCATGCATACCAAGATATTCCTACCGAACCCGCAGACGGGGGTCGAGTACATTACGCAGCCAGTCGCCCACCAAATTCGCCCCCAATGCCGTCAGCGTAATTGCAAGACACGGAAATGCCGCGATCCACCACGAAACGTACAAATATGAACGGCCCTCGGCCATCAATCCCCCCCATGTCGGAGTAGGAGGGGGGACTCCCAGGCCCAGAAAACTCAATCCCGCCTCGATGATGATCATCCGCCCTAGGTAGAGCGAGCCAATTATTATCACCGGAGCCAACACGTTTGGAAGGATGTGGCGGAACAACACCCGCATATGGCTGCCCCCGATCCCCACCGCTGCCACCACGAACTCCATCTCGCGCAGCGAAAGAACCGCCCCGCGTACCACACGCGCGTACACCGTCCAGAGCCGCAGTGAGATCATCACGATGATCAATTCAAGACTCGGCCCCAGGATTGCAATAGTAGAAAGCGCCAACAAGATAAACGGGAACGAAAGGACAAAGTCCACCAGGCGCATGAGCAGATAGTCGACCTTACCCCCGAAATAGCCCGCCATAAGACCCACAAACAAACCGATCGCACCCGAGAATACAACTGAAAAAAATCCTACGATCAGCGAGACTTGAGTTCCATAGATTATCCGGCTCAAGAGATCGCGCCCCAAATGGTCCGTCCCCAAGATGAAAACGTGACCCTCGCCCTCCCACATTGGCGGCTTCAATACCCGCGAGAGCGAATTCGCCGTCGGACTCATCGGCGATATTATCGGCGCCGTTATTGCTGTCAGCGTCACGACTACTAAGATCGCCAAACCTACTATGGCTGATTTTTGCCTACGCAACGAACGCGCCAACCCCGTCAAGAGATTTTGCTCAGGAAGCTCTCCATCTAATTCCTGTGCACGTCTCTCCGTGGCAAGCCCTTCATGACTCATTGATATTTAATCCTCGGGTCAAGGTATGTGTAGATAATGTCCACCAACATGTTGATTATCACGAACGTTGACGCCATCAAGAACACCGCAGACTGCACAACGGGAAAGTCGCGGTTGTGAATCGCCTGAACCGTTAGACGCCCCACCCCCGGCCAGGCAAAAACAGTCTCGATGATTACCGTGCCACCCAACGTCAATGCCAAATCAATCCCTAGAACAGTCACAATAGGAATCGAGGCGTTCTTAAGCGCATGGCGGAAGATTACGGATTTATTAGCCACACCCTTCGAGTGCGCCGTCGTGATGTAATCCTGGCGAATAACCTCGAGCATCTCCGAGCGCATCAAACGTGCCAGTCGTGCAGTGTGATACAGAGAAGCCGCTACTGCTGGCATCACCAAATTGCTCCAATCCCCTCTCCCAAATGGGGGCAACCAGCCCAAAAAGACCGAAAACAGCAATATCATCATCAGGCCCATCCCAAAATCCGGTACCGCCTGGCCTAAAACGGCCCCGAACATCATGCCCTGGTCGTAAGCCGTGTTCTCCCGGAAGGCTGCCAAACAACCCAGCGGAATACCAAGCATTATCGAAATCAAAAATGCCGAGAACGCCAACTCTACTGTTGCTGGAAGATGCTCGATCACTATTTTCATCGCGGATTCGCCATGTTCGAACGAAACCCCGAAGTCGCCCCGAATTGCCCCTCGGAAGAAAATCCCGTACTGGGTCAAAAGGGGCTTGTCCAAACCCATCTCATGACGCATTTGCTCAATATCCTGCTCAGTTGCGCCATCAGGCGCCATCACACGAACCGGATCTCCTGTCAGGTGCAACAACAGAAACACGAACACCAATACGAATTTGATCAGGACAATGGATTGGATCAAGCGTCGGAATATGTAGCCCGTCATCTAAGATCGCTCCGGCGGTGTCGGGGCGGAGCTTCCTCTACCAGATTCCTGGACAGTCGGGAAAGGTTCCAAGGGAAGTCTCACACCGGTACCGGTAATACGCACTTTTTAATTAGATAAGGCTTAACCATTCCGAACATGGGAAAAGAAAAGCCGTATTCTGTACACCACCAAAACGTTTTGAAAAACAAATACCCATCACGATAAAAGAATGAAGTCATCGCTCTGGCGGCCATGCAATCATCATCAACCTATACGCCTGGGGTGGAGCCCCCATCTACGTAAATCACCGTACCGGTGATGAAACTGGCGCGGGCGGAGGCGGCGAATGCAACGACATCGCCAATCTCCTCCGGTCGGGCGGCACGGCCAAGCGGAACATCGACAAGCCGAAGCTTGCGGGCTTCCTCCACCGAAATGCCCAAGGCCTTCGCACGTTTCTCCATAGCCCTGTTTTGTCGTCGAGTTACAACGGGTGCAGGGCTAACGCCCACCACACGAATATTATTAGGTGCCTCATCCTGGCCAAGCGCCACTGTAAAATTCGCAAGTGCGGCGTTGGCTGCACCTACTGTCAAAGAATCGCCGGCCGGATGTTTTCCTCGGTTTCCAATGACATTTACAATGCAGCCGCCCCCCCGAGAGCGCATGAGCGGAACCGCCTCCTTGCAGCAGCGGACCTGGGTCTGAAGCTTCGAGCCCATACTCAGCTGCCAATCCTCCTCAGAGAGATCCATTAGATGGCCTCCCCTCGTCTCCCCGGTGGAATTGATAAGAATGTCGAGGCCGCCAAGAGCGTCAGCGGCTTTTTGAAACATTCGGGTTACTTCCTCAAAGTTAGTGCAATCTGCTTGAAATATCAGAGGTCGATGGCCCGTCTTTTTTTCAATATCAGCAGCACCTTCCTCAAGACCATCCAGGTTCCGCGCTACAATCGCCACCCGTGCGCCATCATCGGCCAGGGAAATGGCCGAGGCACGTCCAATCCCGTGGCTGCCACCTGTCACCAGTGCTGTCTTGTCCTTCAATCCTAAATCCATTTCTTACATTTCCCCTCAAGCGTCAGTTGTACATCTATTTACGCGGCCCAGAGAGTCTTCACTTTCTCCGGTGCCGTTATCGGTAAAACGTCCCCCTCCCCGGCGAAAATCACCGGGGAGGAAGAAGTCTTCTTCATACCTATTACTTGCGGCCAACCTCGTTGAGCAAAACAAGGCCGTTTGTGCGAAGCCTCCAATCGACGTTCTTCTTCTTCGCATGAAT
Coding sequences within it:
- a CDS encoding cytochrome B6; this translates as MSQATLSKKMTTPEHQLSVEQIKEMREKRIKKHDSASVLLHWFNAACWLFLVATGLATISNPAYAIVPIEWTRLMRTVFGGSSGVIFWHVAIGLLWVGVLSVHILAGWRSLTLPFLKNNFLMDRDDVMWLINRAKRILGKDVKLPPQGPYNAGQKIFGIVVTGGSIVILLSGLALTFRSYLPETAWVAWALPVHLFAVGAVCAGLCVHIYMGGVFPEEKQAFFSMFTGEVNELYAYRHHKKWYDEIKEEEAAWEERLRIRLGETTPQAHLNTGDEKMENSALGESDLSEKDPVNGEAAPRGE
- a CDS encoding ABC transporter permease, translated to MSHEGLATERRAQELDGELPEQNLLTGLARSLRRQKSAIVGLAILVVVTLTAITAPIISPMSPTANSLSRVLKPPMWEGEGHVFILGTDHLGRDLLSRIIYGTQVSLIVGFFSVVFSGAIGLFVGLMAGYFGGKVDYLLMRLVDFVLSFPFILLALSTIAILGPSLELIIVMISLRLWTVYARVVRGAVLSLREMEFVVAAVGIGGSHMRVLFRHILPNVLAPVIIIGSLYLGRMIIIEAGLSFLGLGVPPPTPTWGGLMAEGRSYLYVSWWIAAFPCLAITLTALGANLVGDWLRNVLDPRLRVR
- a CDS encoding ABC transporter permease, yielding MTGYIFRRLIQSIVLIKFVLVFVFLLLHLTGDPVRVMAPDGATEQDIEQMRHEMGLDKPLLTQYGIFFRGAIRGDFGVSFEHGESAMKIVIEHLPATVELAFSAFLISIMLGIPLGCLAAFRENTAYDQGMMFGAVLGQAVPDFGMGLMMILLFSVFLGWLPPFGRGDWSNLVMPAVAASLYHTARLARLMRSEMLEVIRQDYITTAHSKGVANKSVIFRHALKNASIPIVTVLGIDLALTLGGTVIIETVFAWPGVGRLTVQAIHNRDFPVVQSAVFLMASTFVIINMLVDIIYTYLDPRIKYQ
- a CDS encoding SDR family oxidoreductase; its protein translation is MDLGLKDKTALVTGGSHGIGRASAISLADDGARVAIVARNLDGLEEGAADIEKKTGHRPLIFQADCTNFEEVTRMFQKAADALGGLDILINSTGETRGGHLMDLSEEDWQLSMGSKLQTQVRCCKEAVPLMRSRGGGCIVNVIGNRGKHPAGDSLTVGAANAALANFTVALGQDEAPNNIRVVGVSPAPVVTRRQNRAMEKRAKALGISVEEARKLRLVDVPLGRAARPEEIGDVVAFAASARASFITGTVIYVDGGSTPGV
- a CDS encoding 4Fe-4S dicluster domain-containing protein → MARYAMIIDSERCTGCMACAIACKTGYETIGGESRNWVRSEGIEGKFPNLRQRFVPGNCMQCDTPYCVYNCPTGASFKSAGGIVQIDAEACIGCGYCVDACPYGARFIDPDRGIAEKCNFCNERLVAGREPLCVEVCPSGVRTLGNLHEPKFAKLVKNSGARPLVGGGVNPLPAVFYKGLSENDEIANAPRPPREATASMWLRALVNPAVKWMVGLAFMGQAVAYLHQLWHGEKQFEDEK
- a CDS encoding sulfurtransferase, translated to MIRKIPLTAAILWIFSFAGNALAADYERSEFIVSTAELSTLLDKDTVKIVDARKLDKYQVGHIPGAISLPRKKTQFKWRGTSGFMVPLKAMEKIFSDRGIKPTDTLIFYDDQMKPTVTRLFWTAHVLGHQKARVLNGGMALWVKEARPVSKEIPSVITSDYKAKPDWSVLADSAYVFSKLNKPEITLIDTRSPKEWSGLKASRKVKRAGRIPGAKLVDWSWHVTKKDGVTTLKTAAELKRMFARTGATKEKEIISYCRTGMRSSHSYWVLKLLGYPNVRNFDGSMIEWGNRMELPLEN
- a CDS encoding rhodanese-like domain-containing protein, giving the protein MNFSLFGRVAVAIAICISFAVSPTWAERKLQFSPDKYISASQVADSLIKGEERVFLLDVRNDWEYSDFHIPGASNIAVQVLKDPNNLAKIPKGRKIVLYCRTGVRSERALGILLAKGYDAYSMEGGVASWWRNIIEPPSITMAPFGKQGAPFRKRQGIRNYFMKIPGAGPALATPPGPDIKKSAKSAPQVTDAPKVAKPKMAPLQPCAVGGTPDMGNPCG